The Verrucomicrobiota bacterium nucleotide sequence TCAAGCCGGTGCTGATGGAGGCCACCATCTTCTCCGGCCTGAACTTGGCGGTCGTCTACGGGTTCGGACTCATCATCGTTGCCCTGGTCATGGCGCTTATCTACAACCACCTGTGCGCGGTGCACGAAGGCCATGTCAACAAGAGCAGAGCAGCATCAGGGGAGGGCAAGTAGATGGGCAGCCTGCTCTTCGCCGAAGTTGAGCTCACAGCCGTGACGCTGTTTGCGGCCTTTGTGGTGTTCGTGT carries:
- a CDS encoding DUF485 domain-containing protein; its protein translation is MFLVYAVIYAGFVAICVIKPVLMEATIFSGLNLAVVYGFGLIIVALVMALIYNHLCAVHEGHVNKSRAASGEGK